From the genome of Cytobacillus firmus, one region includes:
- the gerQ gene encoding spore coat protein GerQ has translation MSQSNYGQYPYYGYQQRYSDGTQMPQNFQAQPQFQPAQTGGAMPNASSGGMFPGAGAGAGGGMGGMAAAPSIPGMLPLEQSYIENILRLNKGKLATVYATFENNTEWNAKIFKGLIEAAGRDHLILSDPQTGQRILLPMIYLDYVTFDEEIEYEYPFGGGQGLSQYSPR, from the coding sequence TTGAGTCAATCAAATTATGGTCAATACCCTTATTATGGTTACCAGCAGCGTTATAGTGACGGCACACAAATGCCGCAGAACTTTCAGGCCCAGCCGCAGTTTCAGCCGGCACAAACAGGCGGAGCCATGCCAAATGCGAGCTCAGGGGGAATGTTTCCAGGTGCAGGTGCAGGCGCTGGCGGCGGCATGGGCGGCATGGCAGCTGCTCCATCTATTCCGGGAATGCTTCCGCTTGAACAATCCTATATCGAAAACATTCTTCGCCTGAACAAAGGGAAACTTGCGACAGTATATGCCACATTTGAGAACAATACGGAATGGAACGCCAAAATATTCAAAGGCCTCATTGAGGCAGCCGGGCGGGATCACCTGATTCTGAGCGATCCTCAAACAGGCCAGCGCATCCTCCTTCCGATGATTTACTTAGACTATGTGACGTTTGATGAAGAAATCGAATATGAATACCCATTTGGCGGGGGACAGGGATTGTCGCAGTATTCGCCGAGGTAA
- a CDS encoding DUF423 domain-containing protein yields MKLFIIIGAINAFLSVALGAFGAHGLEGRVEPKYLETWQTGVTYQMFHATGLLIIGVLLGKLPATSLLSWSGWLMVIGIILFSGSLYVLTLTKISVLGAITPLGGVSFLAAWLLLIIAAVKYL; encoded by the coding sequence ATGAAGCTATTTATTATCATTGGGGCTATTAATGCCTTTTTATCAGTTGCATTAGGGGCTTTCGGAGCTCACGGACTTGAAGGAAGAGTGGAGCCGAAGTACTTGGAGACATGGCAAACAGGTGTAACCTACCAGATGTTCCATGCAACAGGTCTTTTGATTATTGGCGTTCTGCTTGGCAAGCTGCCGGCAACGTCTTTATTATCCTGGTCCGGCTGGCTGATGGTGATCGGCATCATCCTGTTCTCAGGAAGCTTATATGTGCTGACTTTAACGAAAATCAGCGTGCTCGGTGCCATCACGCCGCTTGGCGGAGTCTCATTCCTTGCGGCCTGGTTGCTGCTGATCATTGCGGCAGTAAAATATTTGTAA
- a CDS encoding YwdI family protein → MNISVQKLLGKMEKELLEAKSSSSDARIRERVQAIKSLCELVLDESDAGSVAAVSSISHTYNAPPAAQPANLQPKKMQMDDEANGDSLFDF, encoded by the coding sequence GTGAATATCTCTGTTCAGAAGCTTTTAGGGAAAATGGAGAAGGAATTGCTGGAAGCGAAAAGCAGCTCTTCCGACGCCAGAATCAGAGAAAGAGTGCAGGCGATCAAGTCGTTATGCGAGCTGGTTTTGGATGAGTCGGATGCAGGAAGTGTGGCTGCTGTTTCGTCTATTAGCCATACATACAATGCGCCGCCAGCAGCTCAGCCGGCGAATCTGCAGCCAAAGAAAATGCAGATGGATGATGAGGCGAATGGCGATTCATTGTTTGATTTTTAA
- a CDS encoding uracil-DNA glycosylase has protein sequence MKRILRNDWQEILAEEFEKPYYLHLREFLKKEYEEQTIYPKQEDIFNALQYTAYKDVKAVILGQDPYHGPGQAHGLSFSVQPDVKLPPSLKNIFKEMQEDLGFSVPNNGYLLKWAQEGVLLLNTVLTVRKGQAHSHKGQGWETFTDTVIQKLNEREQPVIFILWGKPAQEKEVLIDASRHFIIKSPHPSPFSARKGFFGSRPFSRTNEILQKLGEEPIDWQIPNL, from the coding sequence ATGAAGCGTATCTTGAGAAATGACTGGCAGGAGATTTTGGCAGAGGAATTCGAGAAACCCTATTATCTTCATCTTCGTGAATTTTTGAAAAAGGAATATGAGGAGCAGACTATTTATCCGAAGCAGGAGGATATTTTCAATGCACTCCAATATACAGCTTATAAAGATGTAAAGGCAGTGATATTAGGGCAGGATCCTTATCATGGGCCGGGGCAGGCACATGGATTAAGTTTTTCGGTTCAGCCTGATGTAAAGCTGCCTCCTTCACTAAAAAATATATTCAAGGAAATGCAGGAGGATCTTGGCTTCAGCGTGCCAAATAATGGCTATCTGCTAAAATGGGCCCAGGAAGGGGTACTGCTCCTGAATACCGTTCTGACCGTCCGCAAAGGGCAGGCGCATTCGCATAAGGGGCAAGGATGGGAAACGTTCACCGACACGGTTATCCAAAAATTGAATGAGCGGGAACAGCCCGTTATTTTTATATTATGGGGAAAACCCGCACAGGAAAAAGAAGTACTGATTGATGCTTCCAGACACTTTATCATAAAATCACCGCATCCCAGCCCGTTTTCGGCCAGAAAAGGATTCTTTGGGAGCAGGCCATTTTCAAGGACGAATGAAATCTTACAGAAGCTTGGAGAAGAGCCAATTGACTGGCAGATTCCTAATCTCTGA
- a CDS encoding general stress protein, which produces MYKIEVVENGVQATDAIGMLQSQGFNKENIYIFAHDKDRSEHLSDATDTGEVGMKEQGLFDSVGNVFKKRGDELRSKFESVGLTTVEAEQYEKVLDEGKLVIVGTDEAK; this is translated from the coding sequence ATGTATAAAATCGAAGTTGTCGAAAATGGTGTACAAGCTACTGATGCAATTGGAATGCTGCAAAGCCAGGGATTCAATAAGGAAAACATCTATATTTTCGCACATGACAAGGATCGCTCCGAACACCTATCTGATGCGACAGATACAGGCGAAGTCGGCATGAAGGAACAGGGTTTATTCGATTCTGTCGGAAATGTCTTCAAAAAGCGCGGAGATGAGCTTCGTTCAAAATTTGAATCTGTTGGGTTAACAACGGTAGAAGCAGAACAATATGAAAAAGTATTGGATGAAGGCAAGTTAGTTATTGTGGGTACAGATGAAGCAAAATAA
- a CDS encoding thiazole biosynthesis adenylyltransferase ThiF codes for MSERYSRQTLFAPIGKEGQEKIRSKHVLIIGAGALGSGNAELMARSGAGKLTIIDRDYVEESNLQRQQLFAESDAAEKMPKAAAAEKRLKQINSEVEIRSIIGDATPEKLEELAEGVDLILDSTDNFETRMAINDISQKYTIPWIYGACVGSFGMSMTILPGKTPCMNCLLKKIPIQGMTCDTGGIIAPAVQMAVAHQAAEALKILAEDWEAVRTAMVSFDLWRNQYTSMKVSKAKDEGCLSCGKERTYPYLQPENMMKSTVLCGRDTVQIRPPKELEIEFTEIARQLKSIGYQVKGNPYLLSVDMEEQRMVLFKDGRALIHGTKDLAHAKSIYQRIMG; via the coding sequence TTGTCTGAAAGGTATTCACGCCAGACCCTGTTTGCGCCGATTGGAAAAGAGGGGCAGGAAAAAATCCGCTCTAAGCATGTGCTGATTATCGGTGCCGGCGCACTTGGCTCGGGAAATGCGGAATTGATGGCGCGTTCCGGGGCCGGCAAACTGACGATCATTGACCGTGATTATGTCGAGGAAAGCAATCTGCAGCGCCAGCAGCTTTTTGCAGAAAGCGATGCAGCGGAAAAAATGCCGAAAGCGGCCGCTGCCGAAAAACGGCTGAAACAGATTAATAGCGAGGTTGAGATCCGATCGATTATTGGCGATGCTACTCCGGAAAAGCTGGAGGAGCTTGCTGAAGGGGTGGATCTGATTCTCGATTCAACTGACAACTTTGAAACCAGAATGGCCATTAATGATATCTCCCAGAAATATACTATTCCGTGGATTTATGGAGCCTGTGTCGGCAGCTTTGGCATGAGCATGACCATCCTTCCAGGGAAAACGCCATGCATGAATTGCTTATTGAAAAAAATCCCGATCCAGGGGATGACCTGTGACACCGGCGGGATTATTGCGCCTGCTGTGCAAATGGCCGTCGCCCATCAGGCGGCAGAGGCACTGAAAATTCTGGCTGAGGACTGGGAAGCAGTAAGGACCGCCATGGTCAGCTTTGATTTATGGCGAAACCAGTACACGAGCATGAAGGTGTCAAAAGCGAAGGATGAAGGCTGCTTATCCTGCGGAAAAGAACGAACTTATCCTTACTTGCAGCCGGAAAACATGATGAAATCCACCGTTCTCTGCGGAAGGGACACTGTTCAGATCCGCCCTCCGAAAGAACTGGAAATCGAGTTCACGGAAATCGCCCGTCAGCTGAAATCAATCGGCTATCAGGTGAAAGGCAATCCATATCTGCTTTCCGTCGACATGGAGGAGCAGCGGATGGTTCTTTTCAAAGACGGACGCGCCCTGATCCATGGTACAAAGGATTTAGCGCATGCGAAGTCCATTTACCAGCGGATTATGGGGTAA
- the moaD gene encoding molybdopterin converting factor subunit 1, which translates to MNKIMFFAHLRDRVGEESVTRDVSGKTIAELKQLLEEEFGLKLDSVMAAVNEEFASDEEVIQNGDTVAFIPPVSGG; encoded by the coding sequence ATGAATAAAATTATGTTTTTTGCCCATTTGCGGGACCGTGTTGGAGAAGAGTCTGTAACAAGAGATGTCAGCGGCAAAACCATCGCTGAGCTGAAACAGCTGCTTGAGGAAGAATTCGGGCTGAAGCTTGATTCAGTCATGGCAGCCGTGAATGAAGAATTTGCTTCAGATGAAGAAGTCATTCAGAACGGAGATACGGTTGCTTTTATCCCTCCAGTCAGCGGCGGGTGA
- a CDS encoding molybdenum cofactor biosynthesis protein MoaE, whose product MNFEISKEPIDIQSVIDKVVQREAGAITTFIGTVRELTHGKKTLYLIYEAYEAMAVKKLEQIGTEIKERWNGAEVAITHRTGRLDITDVAVVIAVSTPHRADAYEANRYAIERIKEIVPIWKKEHWEDGEEWIGNQLETVAYPKGKPEAEDLNE is encoded by the coding sequence ATGAATTTTGAGATTTCAAAAGAACCAATCGATATTCAAAGTGTGATCGATAAAGTGGTGCAGCGGGAAGCAGGAGCGATTACGACCTTCATCGGAACCGTCCGCGAGCTGACTCACGGCAAAAAAACACTGTACTTAATCTATGAAGCATACGAAGCCATGGCTGTGAAAAAACTGGAGCAGATTGGAACCGAGATAAAAGAACGCTGGAACGGGGCAGAAGTGGCGATTACCCACCGCACAGGCAGGCTGGATATTACCGATGTAGCGGTGGTCATTGCCGTTTCTACTCCACACCGTGCCGATGCTTATGAAGCCAACCGTTATGCGATTGAAAGAATTAAAGAAATTGTGCCGATCTGGAAGAAGGAACATTGGGAAGACGGCGAAGAGTGGATCGGCAATCAGCTGGAAACAGTGGCATATCCAAAAGGGAAACCGGAGGCGGAGGATTTAAATGAATAA
- the mobA gene encoding molybdenum cofactor guanylyltransferase — MSTTGIILAGGHSSRMGENKALLKIQGKTVIERIADSLASYTSQVIVVANKQDEYRFLGLPIVSDKWIEKGPLAGIQAGLSASSTQRNLIVACDMPFLSVDLGRILLEELNSRQAAVPEMEGRLHPLFAAYRKDAKEAAEQALMNNRLKIREFLNEIDTAILRDEELKKRGFLAKDAYFFNMNHPDEYRQALKMAAEEEGKSN; from the coding sequence ATGAGTACAACAGGCATTATTTTGGCAGGAGGGCATTCGAGCCGTATGGGGGAGAATAAGGCCCTGCTAAAAATACAGGGAAAAACAGTGATTGAACGCATCGCAGATTCATTGGCTTCTTATACATCACAGGTGATCGTCGTTGCGAATAAACAGGATGAATACCGGTTTCTTGGGCTTCCGATAGTCAGTGACAAATGGATAGAAAAAGGTCCGCTTGCAGGAATTCAAGCAGGGCTGTCAGCGTCATCAACCCAAAGAAATCTGATTGTTGCCTGTGATATGCCTTTCCTATCTGTGGATTTAGGGAGAATTCTTCTAGAAGAATTAAACAGCCGTCAGGCCGCTGTACCGGAAATGGAAGGCCGTCTTCATCCTCTGTTTGCAGCTTACCGAAAAGATGCTAAAGAAGCCGCTGAACAAGCTTTGATGAATAATCGATTAAAAATCCGTGAGTTTTTAAATGAAATAGACACTGCCATATTAAGAGATGAAGAACTGAAGAAGAGAGGTTTTCTAGCCAAGGATGCCTATTTTTTTAATATGAATCATCCGGATGAGTATCGGCAGGCACTAAAAATGGCAGCTGAAGAGGAAGGAAAATCAAATTAA
- a CDS encoding c-type cytochrome, producing MNKVFTYSVIAIISSLILGIGLTYLVISGKEKNQAAETAIQPASEEAEKHPYSPPSMEDLPEGEEGEVIKLGYKYVTETATALDGYSGNNLSCASCHAGGGYEAPLDLVGISKTYPQYNPRAGREVTLEERINGCFRRSMNGKPLPEESQEMKAMVAFYEYISQNVPDGTTERPWAKLERSKADIDNVDIEAGREIYNKACISCHGENGDAGSLALWGENSYNIGAGMARLRTAAGFIQAYMPKMEAGGYSQGTLTDEEAMNLAAYINSHDRPDFPDKIYDWPKGDAPDDAAYETLAGNKEKNKEKK from the coding sequence ATGAATAAAGTTTTCACTTACTCCGTTATAGCAATTATATCGTCTTTAATCTTAGGCATTGGCCTTACGTATCTTGTCATTTCTGGCAAGGAAAAGAACCAAGCCGCTGAAACAGCCATCCAGCCGGCATCAGAGGAAGCAGAAAAGCACCCTTATTCTCCTCCAAGTATGGAGGATCTCCCTGAGGGTGAAGAAGGAGAAGTCATTAAACTTGGCTATAAATATGTGACAGAGACAGCGACCGCCCTTGATGGCTATTCAGGCAATAACCTTAGCTGTGCCAGCTGCCATGCTGGCGGAGGCTATGAAGCTCCCCTTGATCTGGTAGGCATTTCAAAGACTTATCCGCAATACAACCCGCGGGCAGGCAGGGAAGTAACACTTGAAGAGCGGATTAACGGGTGCTTTAGGAGAAGTATGAATGGCAAGCCTCTGCCTGAGGAATCCCAGGAGATGAAGGCAATGGTCGCTTTCTATGAATATATCTCACAAAATGTGCCCGATGGAACAACAGAAAGGCCCTGGGCAAAATTAGAAAGATCCAAGGCCGATATCGATAATGTTGACATTGAAGCAGGCAGAGAGATCTACAATAAAGCCTGCATCAGTTGCCATGGGGAAAATGGCGATGCTGGCAGTCTGGCACTTTGGGGAGAAAATTCCTATAATATAGGAGCCGGTATGGCACGGCTGCGGACAGCAGCAGGCTTTATTCAAGCCTATATGCCGAAAATGGAAGCTGGCGGCTATTCTCAAGGTACCCTGACAGATGAAGAAGCCATGAACCTTGCTGCCTACATTAATTCACATGACCGGCCTGATTTTCCTGATAAAATTTATGATTGGCCTAAGGGTGATGCTCCTGATGATGCCGCTTATGAAACACTCGCAGGCAATAAGGAGAAAAATAAGGAGAAAAAGTAA
- a CDS encoding response regulator transcription factor, producing MSGLPLRGKTILVVDDEERIRKLIKMALSREGFEVLEASDGYEAKEQYLTHDPCFIILDIMLPGINGKEICLWLRNELDSNVPIIMLTASRSEKDRIEGLKLGADDYMGKPFSLEELTVRIETVLRRTANRCSKISYKGLTLKPIKGIAKYQDAILDLTHFEYKLLYVFMTQPDQVFSREQLINAIYKKAEKAINERTVDVHIKNLREKIAEHSDYPFIQTVRGIGYKFTLS from the coding sequence TTGAGCGGTCTTCCATTAAGAGGGAAAACAATCCTGGTTGTGGATGATGAAGAGCGGATTAGAAAGCTGATCAAAATGGCTCTATCAAGAGAAGGATTTGAGGTTTTGGAAGCTTCAGACGGATACGAGGCAAAGGAACAATATTTAACGCATGACCCCTGCTTCATCATACTTGATATCATGCTTCCCGGCATAAATGGCAAAGAGATTTGCCTTTGGCTTCGCAATGAGCTGGACAGCAATGTTCCTATCATCATGCTGACTGCCAGCCGATCGGAAAAGGATCGCATTGAGGGCCTTAAGCTGGGTGCTGATGATTATATGGGTAAACCCTTCAGTCTGGAAGAACTGACTGTCAGAATTGAAACGGTTTTAAGAAGGACCGCAAACAGATGCAGCAAAATCAGCTATAAGGGCCTAACGCTAAAACCTATCAAAGGAATAGCCAAATATCAGGATGCTATATTAGATTTAACCCATTTTGAATATAAACTTCTCTATGTATTCATGACTCAGCCAGATCAGGTATTTTCAAGAGAGCAGCTGATCAATGCCATCTACAAGAAGGCTGAAAAGGCAATTAATGAAAGGACCGTGGATGTCCATATTAAAAATCTGCGCGAAAAAATAGCTGAGCACTCTGATTACCCCTTTATCCAAACAGTCAGGGGAATCGGGTATAAATTTACCCTTTCCTGA
- a CDS encoding N-acetylmuramoyl-L-alanine amidase, translating into MRFKKLSSAILTLTLTASLLAIPADFTPSATSAASTENSIEAHHLQKAFEKAAKEFGVPESVLLAVAYNQSRWEHHEGHSEVGGYGIMNLADLPADMSARGKHDDGIIAASDNENSMLKTAANLLNEDPEALKKDPEQNIRGGAALLAEFARQTTGELPSDAADWYGAVVKYSGTDQEAIAKDFADQVFETIQQGAARKNLDGQRVVLNAKEITPNKATAGTIPLRNTKYTNTDCPNGLDCTFIPAAYKQFSSSTSNYGNYDIANRPKDDLDIRYIIIHDIEGTAESAISHFQNPSYVSAHYVIDSETGKITQMVRPEDVPWHAGNWYFNMHSIGLEHEGYAAEGADWYSEQMYRSTAKLVRYLSERFNIPLDRQHIIGHDEIPGLTAAKHRSMHWDPGAYWDWGHFFDLLGASINPSSGDKDSNIVTIRPNFNTNQPDFTYRGIKQEPESSSLIHLYSEPSFEAPLVSDPLLHPGGTSTKNINDWGNKAAIGQSFYKAGQEGDWTAIYYAGQKAWFYNPNNKNSVPGSGTLITPKEGLDSIPVYGAAYPDDAAYDEAGIAEWARGKAQVLYQMPAGQIYTATAPIQSDYYHAKYYNDPATNKVVKGNDEYYQIFYNHRLGFVKKSDVEVVN; encoded by the coding sequence TTGAGATTTAAAAAGCTATCATCAGCCATTTTAACGTTGACCTTAACCGCAAGCCTCTTGGCTATCCCCGCTGACTTTACACCAAGCGCAACTTCTGCAGCCTCAACAGAAAACAGCATTGAAGCGCACCACCTGCAAAAGGCTTTTGAAAAAGCGGCGAAGGAATTTGGAGTACCTGAATCTGTCCTTCTCGCCGTCGCTTATAACCAGTCACGCTGGGAGCACCATGAAGGCCATAGTGAGGTCGGAGGCTATGGCATTATGAATCTTGCAGACTTACCAGCCGACATGAGCGCCAGGGGCAAGCATGACGACGGAATCATTGCGGCTTCGGATAATGAAAATAGCATGCTTAAAACAGCCGCAAATCTTCTAAATGAAGATCCGGAAGCCTTAAAAAAAGACCCTGAACAAAATATCCGGGGCGGGGCAGCTCTTTTAGCAGAGTTTGCACGCCAAACGACAGGGGAACTCCCTTCCGATGCAGCAGACTGGTACGGTGCCGTCGTTAAATACAGCGGAACAGATCAGGAAGCCATTGCTAAGGACTTTGCAGATCAAGTCTTTGAGACCATTCAGCAGGGTGCTGCCAGAAAAAACCTTGATGGACAAAGAGTCGTATTAAACGCCAAGGAAATTACACCAAATAAGGCTACAGCTGGCACTATCCCTCTTCGAAACACCAAATACACAAATACCGACTGTCCAAATGGCCTTGATTGCACTTTCATTCCTGCTGCTTATAAGCAATTTTCGAGCAGCACAAGTAATTACGGCAACTACGATATCGCCAATCGGCCAAAGGACGATTTAGATATTCGCTATATTATTATTCATGATATTGAGGGCACGGCTGAATCCGCCATCAGCCACTTCCAGAATCCGTCCTACGTTAGTGCACACTATGTCATAGATTCAGAGACCGGAAAAATCACCCAGATGGTACGTCCTGAAGATGTGCCATGGCATGCAGGAAACTGGTATTTTAATATGCATTCGATCGGATTGGAGCATGAAGGATATGCTGCAGAAGGCGCTGACTGGTACAGTGAGCAAATGTATCGCTCTACCGCAAAACTTGTAAGATACCTTTCAGAACGATTTAACATTCCTTTGGACAGACAGCACATTATCGGCCATGATGAGATACCTGGCTTAACAGCAGCAAAACATAGGAGCATGCACTGGGATCCGGGCGCTTATTGGGATTGGGGACACTTTTTCGACCTTCTTGGAGCTTCCATTAATCCAAGCAGCGGAGACAAAGACAGTAATATCGTCACAATCCGCCCAAATTTCAATACAAATCAGCCAGACTTTACGTACAGAGGAATTAAACAGGAACCTGAGTCTTCAAGCCTGATTCATTTATACAGCGAACCCAGCTTTGAGGCGCCATTGGTCAGTGATCCCCTGCTTCATCCTGGCGGCACCAGCACAAAAAATATTAATGACTGGGGCAATAAAGCTGCGATTGGTCAGAGTTTCTATAAAGCCGGGCAGGAAGGCGATTGGACAGCTATTTACTACGCCGGCCAAAAAGCCTGGTTCTATAATCCGAACAATAAAAATAGCGTCCCAGGCAGCGGGACCCTCATCACGCCAAAAGAAGGGCTTGATTCCATACCTGTATATGGTGCCGCCTATCCTGACGACGCAGCTTACGATGAGGCCGGAATTGCGGAATGGGCAAGAGGAAAAGCACAGGTTCTATACCAGATGCCGGCTGGCCAAATCTATACAGCAACAGCGCCAATTCAGTCCGATTACTATCATGCGAAGTATTATAATGACCCGGCTACAAATAAGGTTGTAAAGGGAAATGATGAATACTATCAGATTTTTTACAACCATCGTCTAGGATTCGTGAAGAAAAGCGATGTAGAAGTTGTAAATTAA
- the pdxK gene encoding pyridoxine/pyridoxal/pyridoxamine kinase has translation MTMKKVMTIAGSDTSGGAGIQADLKTFQELGVYGMTALTTIVTMDPKNNWSHNVFPISTDILETQIETIISTGIDAMKTGMLGSEEVIKIAAKTIKENSLDHVIIDPVMVCKGEDEPIHPELNEALRDLLVPLATVVTPNLFEAWQLAKTGPIKTVEDMKEAAVKIHELGAKYVLIKGGSKLQHEKAVDLLYDGQEFTLYESERVETTYTHGAGCTYSSAITAEMAKGKSVKEAVQTAKDFITAAINHGFQLNEYVGPTMPGAYRKYGAGRTESE, from the coding sequence ATGACAATGAAAAAAGTAATGACCATCGCAGGTTCGGATACGAGCGGCGGCGCCGGCATCCAGGCTGACCTGAAGACATTCCAGGAGCTTGGCGTTTACGGGATGACTGCGCTGACTACGATCGTAACGATGGATCCTAAAAATAACTGGAGCCACAATGTGTTCCCGATTTCTACAGATATACTGGAAACACAGATCGAAACGATTATCTCGACAGGAATCGATGCAATGAAGACAGGTATGCTCGGTTCTGAAGAAGTGATTAAAATTGCCGCAAAGACCATTAAGGAAAATAGCCTGGATCACGTTATAATCGACCCGGTCATGGTCTGCAAGGGCGAAGATGAGCCGATTCATCCAGAATTGAACGAAGCATTAAGAGATTTGCTTGTCCCGCTTGCAACAGTGGTAACACCAAACCTGTTTGAAGCATGGCAGCTGGCTAAAACCGGTCCGATCAAGACGGTTGAAGACATGAAAGAAGCGGCTGTTAAAATTCATGAACTTGGCGCGAAGTATGTATTAATCAAGGGCGGCAGCAAGCTTCAGCACGAAAAAGCCGTCGACCTTCTCTATGATGGACAAGAGTTCACTCTTTATGAGAGCGAACGCGTTGAAACGACTTACACTCATGGTGCAGGCTGCACCTACTCTTCTGCCATCACAGCAGAAATGGCAAAAGGCAAGTCTGTTAAAGAAGCGGTTCAAACCGCAAAGGACTTCATTACTGCGGCCATCAACCATGGCTTCCAACTAAATGAGTATGTTGGCCCGACCATGCCGGGTGCATACCGCAAATATGGCGCAGGCCGTACTGAATCAGAATAA